One genomic segment of Musa acuminata AAA Group cultivar baxijiao chromosome BXJ3-3, Cavendish_Baxijiao_AAA, whole genome shotgun sequence includes these proteins:
- the LOC103980005 gene encoding uncharacterized protein LOC103980005, with protein MVTKKGKSFAVGFFPSCSLSPVGEEDKARFRYQSLLLDYEELRKETESKRQQLHKANMRKLRLRAEVEFLQMKYSCLLKNPSGRTQYRLKKKRPQIRPFESLRNSCSSTVIECQARLSTVREDDLPRTSTIIDLNQEAEEMEEFQVTWEPLKADTLKSCSMNGGDVVANDLKLPIC; from the exons ATGGTGACGAAGAAAGGGAAGAGCTTTGCAGTGGGATTCTTCCCATCTTGCTCTCTATCGCCGGTCGGTGAAGAGGACAAGGCGCGCTTTAGGTACCAGAGCCTTCTTCTAGATTATGAAGAGTTGAGAAAG GAAACTGAATCAAAGAGGCAGCAGTTGCACAAGGCCAATATGAGGAAGCTAAGGCTTCGTGCTGAAGTCGA ATTCTTGCAGATGAAGTATTCTTGCCTATTGAAGAATCCTTCAGGAAGAACACAATATAGACTCAAAAAGAAGAGACCACAGATTAGGCCATTCGAATCGCTTCGCAATAGTTGTTCGAGTACCGTTATCGAGTGTCAAGCTCGTCTTTCAACCGTAAGAGAAGATGATCTTCCTAGGACTTCAACAATTATAGACTTGAACCAG GAAGCCGAGGAAATGGAGGAGTTTCAGGTCACTTGGGAGCCCTTAAAAGCAGATACATTGAAGAGTTGTTCCATGAATGGAGGAGATGTGGTGGCTAATGATCTGAAGCTTCCGATTTGCTGA